Proteins encoded within one genomic window of Triticum aestivum cultivar Chinese Spring chromosome 2D, IWGSC CS RefSeq v2.1, whole genome shotgun sequence:
- the LOC123049201 gene encoding uncharacterized protein, whose protein sequence is MRSPPLATVPRGRRHRILASPAVCASGQSAPEAIAAASASSRMTYQCSPTAVNKASSTSRTNSLDVEERLGRVKCGQLSRKQVNGSSSNHTAGSIGMPLRAPFQDITNVVDSHSLSKGRQAQKILGSVDHPITGTKRSINLSGISIQSNTPSTGHISLTTNASERKRYRDRERYLEMTPEQHAAYLERNREYKRRRKNPAAVSDNAQSGSQTCTCTNGSMHTTILTSSITEGTGQHKRVSAFLDKGSGHKRRRLSNGAGCSNTGNGTHEDGVANEQEDHDSTIYVPDGSFPALEDETGQSEYMTEDDEGYIFAGHGTDCVLSYRDPNHANCEMQEDPFDCIYRNVPSGHHVSQPVPNCTNCNAKRFQYENPTFCCMGGKVKIVTPYVPDEMRRLYTSQDPDAKYFQDNIRVNWNLMPLWIMNLK, encoded by the exons ATGCGTTCACCACCCCTTGCTACTGTTCCACGTGGTCGCCGCCACCGCATCCTGGCATCTCCGGCCGTATGCGCATCAGGCCAATCCGCCCCGGAGGCCATCGCTGCTGCAAGTGCTAGCAGCCGGATGACATACCAGTGCAGCCCGACGGCCGTGAACAAAGCATCCTCAACCTCACGCACTAACAGCTTAGATGTTGAAGAG CGCCTTGGCAGAGTCAAGTGTGGACAATTATCTAGGAAGCAAGTGAATGGAAGTTCAAGTAACCATACAGCAGGATCCATTGGAATGCCATTACGGGCCCCTTTTCAAGATATTACAAATGTGGTTGACTCACATAGTTTATCAAAAGGGAGACAAG CACAAAAAATTCTTGGTTCAGTGGATCATCCAATTACTGGGACAAAACGATCAATCAATCTATCTGGCATATCCATACAGTCAAATACTCCTTCAACTGGACACATAAGTCTAACAACAAATGCTTCCGAGCGTAAGCGTTATCGTGATCGGGAAAGATACTTGGAGATGACTCCAGAACAGCACGCTGCCTACCTGGAAAGGAACCGTGAGTACAAACGGAGAAGGAAAAATCCTGCTGCAGTTAGTGATAATGCACAATCTGGGAGtcaaacttgtacttgtaccaaTGGAAGCATGCACACAACTATTCTCACCAGTTCAATTACAGAAG GTACTGGTCAACATAAGCGTGTATCAGCATTCCTGGACAAGGGCAGTGGACATAAGAGAAGGAGATTGTCTAATGGGGCAGGTTGTAGTAATACTGGAAACGGAACACATGAAGATGGTGTAGCCAATGAGCAGGAAGACCATGACAGCACCATCTATGTTCCAGATGGTTCTTTTCCTGCCCTAGAAG ATGAAACTGGGCAATCTGAATATATGACTGAAGATGATGAGGGTTACATATTCGCTGGACACG GAACGGATTGTGTATTATCATATCGAGACCCAAACCATGCAAATTGTGAAATGCAAGAGGATCCTTTTGATTGTATATATCGGAATGTACCAAGTGGCCATCATGTTTCGCAGCCAGTGCCTAACTGCACAAATTGCAATGCAAAACGGTTCCAGTATGAGAATCCAACATTTTGTTGCATGGGTGGCAAGGTCAAGATAGTAACTCCATATGTTCCTGATGAAATGCGCCGACTATACACAAGTCAAGATCCTGACGCTAAGTACTTTCAGGACAATATCCG GGTCAATTGGAATCTTATGCCTTTATGGATCATGAACTTGAAGtga